A stretch of Apostichopus japonicus isolate 1M-3 chromosome 9, ASM3797524v1, whole genome shotgun sequence DNA encodes these proteins:
- the LOC139973597 gene encoding ferroptosis suppressor protein 1-like produces MGGRDSVLKDTKVVVVGGGYGGAQAVSLLRGKCQLTVIDAREYYHYCVGGPRATVEPGFEKKMLIPYAEAWPGIYQQGKVIGVDPKEKVVLLESGEEIPYDIVIIATGSRGPFPGKIKLDVKTKSEAEELFRAKQNQVQSANRITIIGGGAVGVEMAAEIATEYPQKEVTVISSSEKIVTGPFKQGFRDGVTKQLKNLGVHLVLGERVSNFTDLPNDGSSSCTVKTDGGMEIETDLVIMATGLQVNAAAYEAYFSDAMDESNCLKVNHFLQVDGYTDVFALGDCNNADQVKMAFKAELQMRIIAKNMEALLRGGAMSPYKEKNFIMLTLGRYGGMTQYGSFVAGSFVTRIKAKDVFLGRTRKLFLSGRL; encoded by the exons ATGGGCGGTAGAGATTCGGTCCTGAAAGATACAAAAGTTGTCGTAGTTGGTGGTGGTTATGGTGGCGCCCAGGCTGTCAGCCTCCTCCGTGGGAAATGTCAGCTAACTGTCATCGATGCCAGAGAGTACTACCATTATTGTGTTGGGGGACCAAGGGCAACGGTTGAACCTG GTTTTGAGAAGAAAATGTTGATACCCTATGCAGAAGCGTGGCCGGGTATTTATCAGCAAGGGAAAGTCATCGGTGTCGACCCTAAAGAGAAAGTTGTGCTGTTAGAATCTGGGGAGGAAATACCATACGACATTGTTATCATTGCCACCGGCTCTCGTGGTCCGTTTCCAGGAAAGATCAAACTTGATGTTAAAACAAAGTCAGAGGCAGAGGAACTCTTCCGTGCCAAACAAAATCAG GTTCAGTCTGCAAACAGAATCACAATTATTGGAGGGGGCGCTGTCGGTGTAGAGATGGCGGCAGAGATAGCCACTGAGTATCCACAGAAGGAGGTTACGGTAATCAGCTCCAGCGAAAAAATTGTGACAGGTCCATTCAAGCAAGGATTCAGAGATGGTGTTACGAAACAGTTGAAAAACCTAGGAGTACATTTAGTGCTGG GAGAAAGAGTCTCCAACTTCACGGACCTTCCTAACGATGGATCCAGCTCTTGCACAGTAAAGACGGACGGAGGAATGGAAATTGAAACAGACCTTGTCATCATGGCAACGGGTCTGCAAGTAAACGCAGCGGCATATGAGGCATATTTCT cTGATGCTATGGATGAGAGTAACTGCCTCAAAGTTAACCATTTCCTTCAGGTAGACGGATACACCGATGTCTTTGCTTTAGGTGATTGTAACAATGCAGACCAGGTTAAAATGGCATTCAAAGCTGAACTTCAAATGAGAATTATCGCTAAAAATATGGAAGCTCTGCTTAGGGGTGGTGCAATGTCACCTTACAAGGAAA AGAATTTCATAATGCTTACATTAGGAAGGTATGGGGGAATGACCCAATATGGATCATTTGTTGCTGGGTCATTTGTGACCAGAATAAAAGCCAAGGATGTCTTTCTTGGGAGAACACGAAAGCTTTTCCTCAGTGGGCGTTTGTAG